A genomic region of Hydrogenovibrio crunogenus contains the following coding sequences:
- a CDS encoding YfaZ family outer membrane protein, which yields MKLFKQLRKCMLIVGMGSLSMGAYAIEGNAGLDLSLSNDAGNIGLYSLRETPHELTNLGADFLFNSKSDRFLDIYGSLARKGLLGNKNLELGLKGKLFYIDEDKNNRDGYGLMIGGLGRYWMPTEIPAAVAMEYLYAPAIVTSGDADTASEFNARVEMRILPSAVGYVGYRKLNMEFNNTNYEVDDSFHIGVRVAFQ from the coding sequence ATGAAATTGTTTAAGCAGTTACGTAAATGTATGTTAATCGTCGGGATGGGTTCTCTTTCAATGGGGGCTTATGCGATTGAAGGGAATGCCGGTCTGGATTTATCGCTGTCTAATGATGCCGGGAATATTGGACTTTATTCTTTGCGTGAAACCCCTCATGAATTGACGAATCTGGGGGCGGATTTTCTGTTTAACAGTAAAAGCGATCGTTTTTTAGATATATACGGAAGTTTGGCTAGAAAAGGCTTGCTAGGAAATAAAAATCTTGAGTTAGGTTTAAAAGGTAAGTTGTTTTATATTGATGAAGATAAAAACAATCGAGATGGTTACGGTCTGATGATCGGTGGGTTGGGTCGTTATTGGATGCCGACTGAAATTCCAGCAGCGGTTGCGATGGAATACCTTTATGCGCCGGCTATTGTCACGTCTGGAGACGCTGATACGGCTTCAGAATTCAATGCCCGTGTTGAAATGAGAATTTTGCCAAGTGCGGTTGGTTATGTCGGTTATAGAAAACTTAATATGGAATTCAACAACACTAACTATGAAGTGGATGACAGTTTTCATATTGGTGTGAGAGTGGCTTTTCAGTAA
- the mnmC gene encoding bifunctional tRNA (5-methylaminomethyl-2-thiouridine)(34)-methyltransferase MnmD/FAD-dependent 5-carboxymethylaminomethyl-2-thiouridine(34) oxidoreductase MnmC, translating into MSTSSACSNGSKFTPKLERAQITWSEEGVPVSTMFDDVYYSRLDGLAEVDYIFLEHNQLAPRFEDLSPNSRFCIMETGFGAGLNFLKTCQLWLEKAPADAHLHFISFEKFPLTQSELAKAHQVFGELTELSSALLNVYPLPLPGWHDVFMSDPRIRLTLWFGDLMKGLPEFDGPVDAWFLDGFTPRKNPGMWQAELFLQMARLSDEHTTYATFTAAGEVRRGLEKHGFEVEKAPGYAQKREMCFGRYVHPRPFSSKTPWFEKPKNINPSPKKAIVIGAGLAGATVAYQLATQGLSVTVLEQEAVVSQQASGNLAGAIHPLVTADWNLRSQFYLKGFESSLRWLKPWFESNHIVGQQNGLMQLAMTETMHQRLQEALQRVGLPESFAYWCNSEQASDLIGQKTDHEGLFFPEAGWVQPASVVAQCLAHEAIDLNLEETVVDMQPLKTQNSQAWQVSTIRAAYQADVVVVATGALNEILNNQLNLPIRPVKGQVSHFEPEDLKGMLKTTVTHRGYSVCGDFGAQSPYTAISGATFEAPDRSPTMSEASHVENQRLAKEALPEWLADSTVTAGKVGFRPTTPDHLPVIGAVPDFEWMKKAYFEQSHTHAVYRYAEQQYQPGLYVSNGHGARGLMSVFLAAEIIGAMVSGNAQVMPKSLYHAVHPARFAIRHWRSGKGML; encoded by the coding sequence ATGTCAACTTCATCTGCTTGTTCTAACGGCTCAAAATTCACACCTAAGCTTGAGCGTGCGCAAATTACCTGGTCTGAGGAAGGTGTGCCCGTATCGACCATGTTTGACGATGTGTATTACTCCAGATTAGATGGGTTAGCGGAAGTGGATTATATTTTCTTGGAGCATAATCAGCTTGCCCCGCGATTTGAAGACTTATCTCCTAACAGTCGGTTTTGCATTATGGAAACAGGGTTTGGCGCGGGGCTGAACTTTCTAAAAACCTGTCAGCTTTGGTTGGAAAAAGCGCCAGCTGATGCGCATCTGCATTTTATTTCATTTGAAAAATTTCCATTGACGCAATCTGAGTTGGCAAAAGCGCATCAAGTGTTTGGAGAATTAACAGAGCTTTCTAGTGCGTTATTAAATGTTTATCCGCTTCCTTTACCCGGTTGGCATGATGTGTTCATGTCTGACCCGCGCATTAGATTAACGCTTTGGTTTGGCGATTTGATGAAGGGGTTGCCGGAGTTTGATGGTCCAGTGGATGCTTGGTTTTTGGATGGGTTTACGCCGCGAAAGAATCCAGGTATGTGGCAAGCGGAATTGTTTTTACAGATGGCTCGTTTGAGTGATGAACACACAACCTATGCTACTTTTACCGCAGCGGGAGAAGTGAGAAGAGGGCTGGAAAAACATGGGTTTGAAGTTGAAAAAGCCCCTGGCTATGCGCAAAAGCGGGAAATGTGTTTTGGGCGTTACGTGCACCCACGGCCATTTTCTTCCAAAACGCCTTGGTTCGAAAAACCTAAAAATATCAACCCTTCTCCCAAAAAAGCGATTGTAATCGGTGCCGGGTTGGCCGGTGCAACGGTGGCGTACCAGTTAGCCACTCAAGGACTGTCGGTGACGGTCTTGGAGCAAGAAGCCGTTGTTTCGCAGCAAGCTTCCGGTAATCTGGCCGGTGCGATTCACCCTTTGGTGACGGCAGACTGGAATCTACGCAGTCAGTTTTATTTGAAAGGTTTCGAAAGCAGTTTGCGTTGGCTAAAGCCTTGGTTTGAATCAAACCATATTGTGGGTCAGCAAAATGGATTGATGCAATTGGCCATGACTGAAACCATGCACCAACGCTTACAAGAAGCGTTACAAAGGGTCGGTTTGCCGGAGTCTTTTGCCTACTGGTGTAACTCGGAACAAGCCAGTGATTTGATTGGTCAAAAAACCGATCATGAAGGGCTTTTTTTTCCAGAAGCTGGCTGGGTTCAGCCGGCTTCGGTGGTGGCTCAGTGTTTGGCACACGAAGCGATTGACTTAAACCTGGAAGAAACAGTGGTTGACATGCAACCACTAAAAACTCAAAACAGCCAGGCCTGGCAAGTTTCGACAATCCGTGCCGCTTACCAAGCCGATGTCGTCGTCGTGGCGACGGGTGCTTTAAATGAAATTTTGAACAATCAATTGAATTTACCCATTCGTCCAGTAAAAGGGCAGGTGTCTCATTTTGAACCAGAAGATTTGAAAGGCATGTTAAAGACAACGGTAACGCATCGCGGTTATTCTGTTTGTGGTGATTTTGGCGCACAATCGCCCTACACGGCAATCAGTGGAGCAACTTTTGAAGCCCCTGATCGGTCGCCGACAATGTCTGAAGCCTCTCATGTAGAGAACCAGCGTTTGGCAAAAGAAGCTTTGCCGGAATGGTTGGCAGATTCTACCGTGACAGCGGGTAAAGTGGGGTTTCGTCCCACAACGCCGGATCATCTGCCCGTGATTGGAGCTGTGCCTGATTTCGAATGGATGAAAAAGGCCTATTTTGAGCAGTCTCATACTCATGCGGTGTATCGTTATGCTGAACAGCAGTATCAGCCTGGGTTGTATGTTTCGAATGGGCATGGTGCACGCGGCTTGATGTCTGTGTTTCTGGCAGCAGAAATCATTGGCGCGATGGTATCGGGGAATGCGCAGGTAATGCCAAAAAGTTTGTATCATGCCGTGCACCCAGCCCGTTTTGCAATTCGACATTGGCGAAGCGGAAAAGGGATGCTGTAA
- a CDS encoding response regulator, producing MESFKILLVEDNLVNQKVAVALLEKMGYQADITANGQEALEALAQTPYDLILMDCQMPVKDGYETTRAIRALDNPLSDIPIIAMTANAMAGDDEKCYEAGMNDYMTKPINSKLMAEKIDAFAKRKNAAKQVNKHC from the coding sequence ATGGAATCATTTAAAATTTTGCTGGTAGAGGATAACCTGGTTAACCAAAAAGTGGCGGTCGCACTGTTAGAAAAAATGGGGTATCAGGCTGATATCACCGCCAATGGACAAGAAGCTCTGGAGGCACTGGCTCAAACCCCCTATGATTTGATTTTAATGGATTGTCAAATGCCGGTGAAAGATGGGTATGAGACTACGCGTGCCATTAGAGCTCTGGACAATCCTTTGTCAGACATTCCCATTATTGCAATGACGGCTAATGCGATGGCTGGCGATGATGAGAAATGTTATGAAGCGGGTATGAATGACTATATGACCAAGCCTATTAACTCTAAGCTCATGGCGGAAAAAATAGACGCTTTCGCAAAACGAAAAAATGCTGCGAAACAGGTGAATAAACATTGTTGA
- a CDS encoding MBL fold metallo-hydrolase: MQLRILGCSGGISPGQGTTAFLVDQTLLVDAGTGVESLTYEEMQQIEAIVLTHSHLDHISHLPFLLKNLIGSTHQTLQVYALSHTVDALKNHIFNDVIWPDFTVLPSHDSPCVQLNIVKYGDVLSLADKQVVVLPAYHSVPTAGYWIGNEDAAFAFSGDCFQNDDFWRALNNLPSVDMLIMDSQFSKKDKALSELAKHYYPSALKLDLEKLDYRPPVFISHLPVTNKEKLLTEIRTELARWTPEVLEANHVYNVTKTET, from the coding sequence ATGCAGTTACGAATTTTAGGGTGTAGTGGCGGCATTTCGCCAGGACAAGGAACCACTGCGTTTTTAGTGGACCAGACATTGTTGGTGGATGCCGGAACAGGTGTGGAATCTCTGACTTATGAAGAGATGCAGCAAATCGAGGCGATTGTTTTAACACACAGTCATTTAGATCATATTTCTCATCTGCCTTTCTTACTGAAGAATCTTATTGGCAGCACGCATCAAACCCTTCAGGTTTATGCGCTGAGCCATACTGTTGATGCGCTTAAAAATCATATTTTTAATGATGTGATTTGGCCAGATTTTACCGTATTGCCATCACATGACAGCCCTTGTGTACAGTTAAACATCGTAAAATATGGCGATGTCCTGTCATTAGCAGATAAGCAGGTGGTGGTTTTGCCTGCTTATCATTCTGTACCCACAGCAGGATATTGGATCGGAAATGAGGACGCAGCGTTTGCCTTTAGTGGTGATTGTTTTCAGAACGATGATTTTTGGCGTGCTTTAAACAATTTACCTTCCGTCGATATGTTGATTATGGATAGTCAGTTTTCGAAAAAGGATAAGGCGCTTAGTGAATTAGCCAAGCATTATTACCCTAGTGCACTCAAATTAGACCTAGAAAAATTGGATTATCGACCTCCGGTGTTTATCTCGCACTTGCCTGTGACGAATAAAGAAAAGCTGTTAACAGAAATCCGAACAGAACTTGCGCGCTGGACGCCGGAAGTGCTGGAAGCGAATCACGTTTATAATGTGACAAAAACAGAAACATAG
- the uvrD gene encoding DNA helicase II, with protein MDISHILNDLNDAQREAVTVDDQHALILAGAGSGKTRVLVHRIAWLTQVMGFSAYNILAVTFTNKAASEMRGRVEALIGNQSQGMTMGTFHGIAYRLLRTHYKEVGLPQSFQILDSDDQKRVIKRLLKALELDEAQWPHKQVQAFINGEKEEGRRPHHIDPGHNPYVRQMVQIYQAYEEQCKRAGLVDFAELLLRAHELWLKNPQVLAHYQARFRHILVDEFQDTNSLQYAWLRVLAGASGRLFIVGDDDQSIYGWRGAKIENIRRFDEDFSDVKTVRLEQNYRSTGTILKAANGLIAFNQDRMGKNLWSAGEEGEPIRIYEAFNELDEARYVCNQIEGWCEQGGSRSEVAVLYRSNAQSRVMEQALLQAQIPYRVYGGLRFYDRAEIKDVLAYLRLLVNTEDDAAFERVYNHPPRGIGNKTADQIREVARMQEISLWQAASQMAQDGLTARAKTAVNGFLSLIESLKDSTAELSLQDQVIQVISRSGLQLHFEKDTSEQGQSRLENLDELINAVSVFKPAQNNETVEGVAPEEAVMTKAFDQPNFENLLAEFLAQAALEAGEQQADQWESSVQLMTLHAAKGLEFPLVFMIGLEEGLFPSQQSQEDPYRLEEERRLAYVGVTRAEKQLMISFANRRRMHGSEFYPLPSRFIKEIPDDCVQMVRLSGSVKHYGDTTSSANQGFALPNESGFSVGENVFHQKFGEGTVLGTEGAGDHARVQVNFTHAGTKWLVAAFAKLEKR; from the coding sequence ATGGATATTTCACATATATTAAACGACTTAAATGATGCACAACGTGAAGCCGTGACGGTGGACGATCAACATGCGTTGATTTTAGCAGGCGCTGGCAGTGGTAAAACGCGGGTTTTGGTGCATCGCATTGCCTGGTTGACTCAGGTAATGGGATTTTCCGCTTACAACATTCTGGCGGTCACTTTTACCAATAAAGCCGCCAGTGAAATGCGTGGCCGTGTCGAGGCGTTGATCGGCAACCAATCACAAGGTATGACGATGGGGACTTTTCATGGCATCGCCTACCGGTTGCTACGCACCCATTATAAAGAAGTCGGGCTACCACAGAGTTTCCAGATTCTCGATTCGGATGACCAGAAACGAGTGATTAAACGTCTGTTAAAAGCGTTAGAGCTGGATGAGGCGCAATGGCCTCACAAGCAAGTGCAAGCCTTTATTAATGGTGAGAAGGAAGAAGGGCGACGTCCACATCATATTGATCCGGGTCATAACCCTTATGTGCGTCAAATGGTACAAATTTATCAAGCCTATGAGGAGCAGTGTAAACGGGCAGGCCTGGTCGATTTTGCAGAACTTTTATTGCGAGCGCATGAACTTTGGTTAAAAAATCCACAAGTATTGGCGCATTACCAAGCGCGGTTTCGGCATATTTTGGTGGACGAGTTTCAAGACACCAACAGCTTACAATATGCTTGGCTTCGGGTATTGGCCGGCGCCAGTGGCCGATTATTCATTGTCGGAGATGACGACCAGTCGATTTATGGGTGGCGTGGGGCTAAAATTGAAAACATTCGTCGCTTTGATGAAGATTTTTCTGACGTCAAAACCGTTCGTTTGGAGCAAAACTATCGTTCCACCGGCACGATTCTGAAAGCGGCTAATGGCCTGATTGCGTTCAACCAGGACCGGATGGGGAAAAATCTTTGGAGTGCCGGTGAGGAAGGTGAGCCGATTCGCATCTATGAAGCTTTCAATGAGTTGGACGAAGCCCGTTATGTGTGTAACCAAATTGAAGGTTGGTGTGAGCAAGGAGGGAGTCGTTCCGAAGTTGCGGTTTTGTATCGTTCCAATGCGCAATCTCGTGTGATGGAGCAAGCCCTGTTGCAAGCACAGATTCCATATCGCGTGTATGGTGGTCTACGCTTCTATGATCGTGCTGAAATAAAAGATGTGTTGGCGTATTTACGCTTACTGGTCAATACCGAAGATGATGCCGCTTTTGAGCGGGTTTATAATCATCCGCCGCGAGGAATCGGGAATAAAACAGCCGACCAGATTCGAGAAGTGGCCCGCATGCAGGAAATTTCATTATGGCAAGCCGCTTCACAAATGGCGCAGGATGGTTTGACCGCACGCGCAAAAACAGCCGTAAATGGATTTTTATCTTTAATCGAGTCGCTAAAAGACAGCACGGCCGAATTAAGTTTACAAGATCAGGTTATTCAGGTGATTTCACGTTCTGGCTTGCAATTGCATTTTGAAAAAGACACCTCTGAACAAGGTCAAAGCCGGCTTGAAAACCTAGATGAGCTGATTAATGCCGTGAGTGTGTTTAAACCGGCGCAAAATAATGAAACCGTGGAGGGCGTTGCGCCGGAAGAGGCGGTGATGACCAAAGCGTTTGATCAACCTAATTTTGAAAACCTCTTGGCGGAGTTCTTGGCACAAGCTGCTTTGGAAGCGGGTGAACAACAAGCGGACCAGTGGGAATCTTCGGTTCAGCTGATGACGTTACACGCGGCGAAAGGGCTTGAATTTCCGCTGGTGTTTATGATTGGCTTGGAGGAAGGGCTTTTTCCCTCTCAACAATCACAGGAAGACCCTTATCGTTTAGAAGAAGAACGTCGCCTGGCCTATGTTGGGGTAACGCGAGCGGAAAAACAGTTAATGATTTCTTTTGCCAATCGACGTCGAATGCATGGCTCGGAATTTTATCCGTTGCCTTCACGCTTCATTAAAGAAATCCCGGATGACTGTGTTCAAATGGTACGTTTAAGTGGTTCGGTTAAGCATTATGGCGACACAACATCCTCTGCCAATCAAGGGTTTGCATTACCGAACGAGTCAGGCTTTTCTGTTGGCGAAAATGTTTTTCATCAAAAGTTTGGTGAAGGCACGGTGCTCGGAACCGAAGGGGCGGGCGACCATGCCCGTGTTCAAGTCAACTTTACGCATGCCGGCACGAAATGGTTAGTGGCGGCGTTTGCCAAACTTGAGAAGCGTTAA
- a CDS encoding BaiN/RdsA family NAD(P)/FAD-dependent oxidoreductase yields the protein MRLKTNTTDVLIIGAGASGLMCAATAGYRGRKVWVLDHAPKAAAKIRISGGGKCNFTNQVVTPNEFICQNPHFVKSALARYQPQDFIDLVDRHGLEYEERELGKLFCCHRAGDLIHILKTECDWAGVTLQLKTSVKSIAKLTPKTPDEAAFRIETNECFIECQSLVIATGALSFPKLKASNFGYQVAEQFGLRQVPVRPGLVPLTLKGKWRDFCQKLSGIALDVKISTYNEQTEKSFEEALLFTHQGISGPGVLQISNYWQPGQAIEINLLPNVDVLAELMQLKQSNASLIRWLQQFWTKKFTQAWLEMYPIATKLADLPNEEIERFAQQITHWILYPSDTAGYDKAEVTLGGVDTDEVSSKNFEVKNVPGLYFIGEVLDVTGHLGGYNFQWAWSSGFAAGQTV from the coding sequence ATGCGGTTGAAGACGAATACCACGGATGTGCTGATTATTGGTGCCGGCGCATCGGGATTGATGTGCGCTGCCACTGCGGGTTATCGTGGACGAAAGGTCTGGGTATTGGATCATGCCCCTAAAGCGGCGGCGAAAATTCGAATTTCCGGCGGTGGGAAGTGTAATTTTACCAATCAGGTGGTTACGCCGAATGAGTTTATTTGCCAAAATCCGCACTTTGTAAAAAGTGCATTAGCCCGCTATCAGCCTCAGGATTTTATCGATTTGGTTGATCGGCATGGGCTGGAATATGAGGAGCGGGAGCTTGGGAAGTTGTTTTGCTGCCATCGCGCTGGAGATTTAATTCACATTTTGAAAACCGAATGTGATTGGGCGGGCGTGACCCTGCAATTAAAGACCTCAGTGAAGTCTATTGCAAAATTAACACCTAAAACGCCTGATGAAGCCGCATTTCGAATTGAAACCAATGAGTGCTTTATTGAATGTCAATCGTTGGTGATTGCCACTGGTGCACTGTCTTTTCCCAAGCTTAAAGCCAGCAATTTTGGTTATCAGGTCGCAGAACAGTTTGGCTTAAGGCAAGTGCCTGTCCGACCGGGGTTAGTGCCGTTAACTTTAAAAGGGAAATGGCGAGACTTTTGTCAAAAGCTGAGTGGGATTGCGCTGGATGTTAAAATCAGTACCTACAATGAACAGACTGAAAAATCGTTTGAAGAAGCCCTGCTGTTTACCCATCAGGGCATCAGTGGGCCAGGCGTGCTACAGATTTCCAATTATTGGCAACCGGGTCAAGCCATTGAAATTAACTTGTTGCCAAACGTAGATGTTCTGGCGGAGTTGATGCAGTTAAAGCAAAGTAATGCGTCATTAATACGTTGGCTTCAACAATTCTGGACGAAGAAATTTACCCAGGCCTGGCTGGAAATGTATCCGATTGCAACCAAGTTGGCTGACTTACCTAACGAAGAAATTGAGCGTTTTGCGCAACAGATAACACACTGGATACTGTATCCCAGTGATACTGCTGGTTATGACAAGGCAGAAGTGACTTTAGGGGGCGTCGATACCGATGAAGTATCGTCTAAGAATTTTGAAGTCAAAAATGTGCCCGGCCTTTACTTTATTGGTGAAGTGTTGGATGTAACAGGTCATCTCGGGGGGTATAACTTTCAATGGGCCTGGTCATCAGGGTTTGCGGCTGGTCAAACAGTGTAG
- a CDS encoding ABC transporter ATP-binding protein, whose protein sequence is MFQVDTLSKRPFLNPVSFSLAVNEVLVVSGVSGSGKSVLLRALADLDPHEGRVFLDEKEQADWKATKWRKKVMWFPAETAWWEDSVAAHFPESNPKNTQAWWSSAIEKLSLPASILRQSVDKLSSGEKQRLALIRGLIEKPQVLLLDEITANLDPQSTLAVEALILEYLSEHQACAVWVTHDPQQAERVASQKIELGRESD, encoded by the coding sequence ATGTTTCAAGTCGATACTCTTTCAAAACGTCCATTTTTAAATCCGGTTTCTTTTTCCTTGGCGGTTAATGAGGTGTTGGTCGTTTCCGGCGTTTCAGGTTCTGGAAAGTCGGTTTTGCTGCGCGCGTTGGCCGATTTAGACCCTCATGAAGGACGTGTGTTCTTGGATGAGAAAGAGCAAGCAGACTGGAAAGCGACCAAGTGGCGTAAAAAAGTGATGTGGTTTCCCGCAGAAACCGCTTGGTGGGAAGATTCCGTTGCGGCCCATTTTCCGGAAAGCAATCCAAAAAATACCCAGGCCTGGTGGTCTTCAGCAATCGAAAAACTGTCTTTGCCTGCCAGTATTTTAAGGCAGTCGGTTGATAAGCTTTCCAGTGGGGAAAAGCAACGCTTGGCACTGATTCGAGGGTTGATTGAAAAGCCACAGGTTTTGTTGTTGGATGAAATTACAGCGAATCTTGACCCCCAATCCACCTTAGCGGTCGAAGCGTTGATTTTAGAGTATTTATCTGAACATCAGGCGTGTGCCGTTTGGGTAACGCATGATCCGCAACAGGCAGAACGCGTTGCCAGCCAGAAAATTGAACTGGGTCGTGAGAGCGACTAA
- a CDS encoding HD family phosphohydrolase: MNASLLEKIEQLNQVGIALSAESDTPTLLQQILTSAQTLTHADGGTLYRIIDQNMLHFDVVQNTSLGIRLGGNHSEPITFSAIPLTLSSGNENLTTVSSYVAIKGETVNLKDIYTAQDFDFSGALAFDQQFHYRTQSMLTIPLKNFDQDVIGVLQLVNATDKEGKVIPFSKESESLARSLASQASVALTNRQLINEHKQLFEAFSKMVADAIDKKSPYTGEHCQRVPVITMMLAEAASNSNHPDFKDFQMDESDFFELETAAWLHDCGKLTTPEYIMDKSTKLETVFDRIELIKTRLNLKAFQSLVKQHNIPLEEIKASQKKYYELYQRIQDINIGKEFFTEASATFLETVQSETFQTLEGTENPMLSENEFLNLNISRGTLNDEERTIMQDHAAMSIHMLDILPFPKELQRVSEYAGGHHERMDGKGYPNQLTREELSIPARIMGIADIFEALSAGDRPYKKAKTLSESLRILGFMKQEGHIDPDLFNLFIREKVYLTYAKAYLTPEQIDEVDHSQIPGFEES, encoded by the coding sequence ATGAACGCCTCTTTACTCGAAAAGATTGAACAACTCAATCAAGTCGGCATCGCACTCTCAGCTGAAAGCGACACTCCCACGCTGTTACAACAAATATTAACCAGTGCCCAGACTTTAACGCATGCTGATGGAGGAACGCTATACCGCATAATCGATCAAAACATGCTCCATTTTGATGTGGTTCAGAATACCTCTCTTGGTATTCGGCTTGGCGGGAATCATTCTGAGCCGATTACGTTTTCAGCAATTCCCTTAACACTGTCCTCGGGTAACGAAAATCTAACAACCGTTTCCAGCTATGTCGCAATTAAGGGTGAAACGGTTAACCTGAAAGATATCTACACTGCACAGGACTTTGATTTCTCTGGCGCCTTAGCATTTGACCAGCAATTTCATTACCGCACACAATCGATGCTTACCATTCCTCTGAAGAACTTCGACCAAGACGTCATCGGTGTATTACAACTGGTCAATGCGACCGACAAAGAAGGGAAGGTTATCCCTTTCTCAAAGGAATCGGAAAGCTTAGCGCGATCTTTGGCTTCACAAGCCTCTGTCGCACTGACCAACCGTCAACTGATTAATGAACATAAGCAACTTTTTGAAGCCTTCAGCAAGATGGTTGCCGATGCGATTGATAAAAAATCTCCTTACACTGGTGAACACTGTCAAAGAGTTCCGGTAATTACTATGATGTTGGCGGAAGCAGCTTCCAATTCAAACCATCCTGATTTCAAAGATTTTCAGATGGATGAAAGTGATTTTTTTGAATTGGAAACCGCTGCCTGGCTCCATGATTGCGGCAAATTAACCACGCCTGAATACATTATGGATAAATCCACTAAACTTGAAACTGTATTCGACCGCATTGAGCTCATTAAAACCCGCTTAAATTTAAAAGCTTTTCAATCATTGGTCAAGCAACACAACATTCCTCTAGAAGAGATCAAAGCCTCGCAAAAAAAATATTATGAACTCTACCAACGGATCCAAGACATCAATATAGGCAAAGAGTTCTTCACAGAAGCATCCGCAACATTTTTAGAAACCGTTCAATCTGAAACTTTCCAAACACTGGAAGGTACTGAAAACCCCATGCTGAGCGAGAATGAATTTCTTAACCTCAATATTAGCCGAGGCACCCTCAATGATGAAGAGCGGACTATCATGCAGGATCACGCCGCTATGTCGATTCACATGTTGGATATTTTGCCTTTCCCTAAGGAATTACAGCGCGTATCCGAATACGCTGGCGGCCATCATGAAAGAATGGATGGTAAAGGCTACCCGAACCAACTGACACGAGAAGAACTTTCAATCCCTGCCAGAATCATGGGTATTGCCGATATTTTCGAGGCTTTATCTGCCGGCGACCGCCCTTATAAGAAAGCCAAGACCCTTTCTGAAAGCCTACGAATTTTAGGGTTCATGAAACAAGAAGGACACATAGACCCGGATTTATTCAACCTGTTCATTAGAGAAAAAGTCTATCTGACCTATGCCAAGGCTTACCTGACCCCCGAACAGATTGATGAAGTAGATCACAGTCAGATCCCTGGGTTTGAAGAAAGTTAA
- a CDS encoding competence/damage-inducible protein A, giving the protein MDQKIGLLIIGDEVLSGKRQDKHLSQANTLLRPRGLELAWVKIVGDEPGFLVDTLQASFESGDIVFSFGGIGATPDDRTRQAAAKALGLPIERHPEGVKEIEAQFGEDAYPQRIRMAEYPKGATIIPNFYNRVPGFSIRHHHFMPGFPMMAKPMMEWVLNQYYPHLKLEPKVEKTIRLIDGHESEWVTFMEAFEIEFPTLRLFSLPSISEQGDRTIELGVEGYEADAQKGLDALICEANKREASFELI; this is encoded by the coding sequence ATGGATCAAAAAATCGGTTTGTTGATTATTGGAGACGAAGTGTTGTCAGGCAAGCGGCAAGATAAGCACTTGAGCCAAGCCAATACCTTATTAAGACCCAGAGGGCTGGAGCTGGCGTGGGTCAAAATCGTAGGAGATGAACCCGGTTTCTTGGTGGATACGCTCCAAGCCAGTTTTGAATCGGGAGATATCGTGTTTTCATTTGGCGGAATTGGCGCGACACCGGATGACAGAACCCGCCAAGCAGCGGCAAAAGCATTAGGGCTACCGATTGAGCGACACCCGGAAGGGGTTAAAGAAATTGAAGCTCAGTTTGGAGAAGACGCTTATCCTCAACGTATTCGAATGGCGGAATATCCAAAGGGGGCGACAATCATCCCTAATTTTTATAATCGAGTACCCGGCTTTTCAATTCGGCATCACCACTTTATGCCAGGGTTTCCAATGATGGCTAAGCCGATGATGGAATGGGTATTGAATCAATATTATCCGCATCTAAAACTGGAACCTAAAGTGGAAAAAACCATTCGATTGATTGATGGGCATGAATCAGAGTGGGTCACCTTTATGGAGGCGTTTGAAATCGAGTTTCCGACTTTGCGTCTATTCAGTTTGCCAAGTATTTCAGAACAAGGTGACCGGACAATTGAACTTGGGGTGGAAGGGTATGAAGCCGACGCTCAAAAAGGATTGGATGCTTTGATCTGTGAAGCCAATAAGCGAGAAGCTTCGTTTGAACTTATTTAG